From the Nodularia sp. NIES-3585 genome, one window contains:
- a CDS encoding serine/threonine-protein kinase — MYINNSIQPGLTLSDRYVIVRQIGQGGFGRTYLAQDINRFRELCVLKEFSPQVQTDYVVQKAEELFEREASVLYKLQHPQIPRFRELLRINLEGKQYLFLVQDYVEGQTYSSLLDARKQQGLRFTESEVRQLLLQILPVLDYIHSIGVIHRDISPDNLILRSADQLPILIDFGGVKQVAATVASEYYQPEQYASRPSPTLLGKVGFAPPEQMQTGLVSTHSDLYALAVTILVLLTGKQPQELIDNYNLTWQWRREVSLNPVLGQTLDKMLSSRPGDRYHSARQVLQALNSPPVSYPPTQYPTNPPPTSATVAVSPSAPPPSSAPSPSYSPSPQPTTWWTPAKTFFGAVVVASILGGIWLGVSSSDPEEVQPTPTPTVEQPTDSNKFSKAERQRKQRLDNRRQQLGIDSRFYINLVNQDFWDNNPNLRGTTLSDEPQDESLRAEWDRIAAELLEKLAPLSSGARQQLGTYTAAERERWRVEVNKINVSSTALYDLGDAAFLNQFPAQRGKEFINQPIGQVWHGVVSDKLNALISRTAFQRITFDSGATSRTMRGNLQPAVHPAGGRVFIANLAQNQLMSVKLQASSQVLLSVYSPSGKVKFLEDSTERNLSAKLPESGFYEFVIASTASEPLSYQLSIAAETPTPEPTPTPTPTPTPTPTPTPTPTPEPTPTPEPTPTPTPTDTESN, encoded by the coding sequence ATGTATATAAATAATAGTATTCAACCGGGGCTGACTTTAAGCGATCGCTATGTAATTGTCCGTCAAATTGGACAGGGTGGTTTTGGACGCACTTATTTAGCCCAAGACATTAACCGCTTTCGTGAACTTTGTGTTTTAAAGGAATTTTCGCCTCAAGTTCAAACTGACTATGTTGTGCAGAAAGCCGAAGAATTATTTGAGCGAGAAGCCAGTGTTCTCTACAAGCTACAACATCCCCAAATTCCCCGCTTTCGGGAATTGCTGCGAATTAACTTAGAAGGTAAACAATACCTGTTTTTGGTGCAGGATTACGTAGAAGGGCAAACTTACAGTTCTTTATTAGATGCGCGTAAACAGCAAGGGTTGCGTTTTACTGAGTCTGAAGTCCGGCAATTATTACTACAAATTCTGCCAGTATTGGATTATATCCACTCAATAGGGGTAATTCACCGGGATATCTCACCGGATAATTTAATTCTTCGCAGCGCTGACCAATTACCAATATTAATTGATTTTGGCGGTGTGAAACAGGTCGCCGCAACCGTGGCTTCGGAATATTATCAACCTGAACAATATGCATCTCGCCCATCACCGACGCTACTGGGTAAAGTGGGATTTGCGCCTCCAGAACAGATGCAAACGGGTTTGGTGTCTACTCACAGTGATTTGTATGCCTTAGCTGTGACCATTCTAGTTTTATTGACAGGGAAACAACCGCAAGAACTCATTGATAACTATAATCTGACTTGGCAATGGCGACGGGAAGTTAGTCTTAATCCAGTTTTGGGACAGACATTAGATAAAATGCTATCTTCTAGACCAGGCGATCGCTATCACTCAGCTCGTCAAGTATTGCAAGCCCTCAACTCGCCACCAGTCAGCTATCCCCCAACTCAATATCCCACCAACCCACCACCAACATCTGCCACAGTTGCTGTTTCTCCATCTGCGCCACCTCCCTCATCTGCCCCATCCCCCTCATATTCCCCATCTCCTCAACCCACAACTTGGTGGACACCAGCAAAAACTTTTTTCGGGGCGGTGGTAGTTGCTAGTATCTTGGGAGGGATTTGGTTGGGAGTCAGTAGTAGCGATCCTGAAGAAGTTCAACCTACACCCACCCCCACCGTTGAGCAGCCGACTGATTCAAATAAATTTTCCAAAGCCGAACGTCAGCGTAAACAAAGATTAGACAATCGTCGTCAACAATTGGGGATTGATTCTAGATTTTACATCAACTTGGTAAATCAAGACTTTTGGGACAATAACCCTAATTTACGGGGAACCACTCTCAGCGATGAACCTCAAGATGAGAGTTTGCGGGCAGAATGGGACAGAATAGCTGCCGAGTTATTAGAAAAATTGGCTCCATTGAGTAGTGGGGCCCGTCAGCAATTAGGAACTTACACAGCAGCAGAACGCGAACGTTGGCGAGTTGAAGTTAACAAAATTAATGTTAGTAGTACTGCTTTATATGATTTAGGAGATGCTGCCTTTTTGAATCAATTTCCCGCACAGCGTGGCAAAGAATTTATTAATCAACCCATTGGACAAGTTTGGCACGGGGTTGTTAGTGATAAACTCAATGCTCTTATTTCTCGTACAGCTTTTCAAAGAATTACCTTTGATTCAGGTGCTACCAGCAGAACAATGAGGGGAAATCTGCAACCGGCTGTTCACCCGGCTGGTGGTAGAGTTTTCATTGCTAACCTTGCTCAGAATCAATTGATGTCAGTCAAGCTACAAGCAAGTTCTCAAGTTTTACTTTCAGTATATTCTCCATCTGGCAAAGTCAAATTTTTAGAAGATTCTACAGAGCGTAATTTATCAGCTAAATTACCAGAATCGGGATTTTATGAGTTTGTGATTGCCTCCACAGCCTCAGAACCACTCAGTTATCAACTCAGCATTGCCGCGGAAACTCCCACGCCAGAACCTACACCCACACCAACGCCAAC
- a CDS encoding ATP-binding protein — translation MNSAQPLGSVIEGSLTGGLEVRLHPDISVEDMRVGKFLVVHGLRSRFFCMLTDVALGTANDRIIANPPGWEDTFLREVLAGSGTYGTINLSPMLMFTPESDESLSSSNGKSANGFVPSVTGLASFQAQTSTTMELLPVKTIPSHFSQVYEASVDDFRRVFGWEDDPHRRNFSIGKPLDMDVPVCIDLNRFVERSNGVFGKSGTGKSFLTRLLLAGVIRKNAAVNLIFDMHSEYGWEAVAEGKNVNTVKGLKQLFPGKVEVYTLDPESTKRRGVRDAQELYLSYEQVEVEDIKLCSRDLGLSDAALDNANILYSEFGKSWIVQLLNMTNEEIEMFCDEKRGHKGSIMGLQRKLLRMDSLKYMRGVCPQNYISKIVQSLEAGKNVVIEFGSQSNMLSYMLVTNMITRRIHAHYVKKADTFLQSKNPCDRPTPLMITIEEAHRFLDPGVVQSTIFGTIARELRKYFVTLLVVDQRPSGIDNEVMSQIGTRITALLNDDKDIDAIFTGVSGAGGLRSVLAKLDSKQQALILGHAVPMPVVVKTRPYDATFYAEIGDPAWEEKPDAEVFAAAELAKADLGF, via the coding sequence ATGAATTCGGCACAACCATTAGGTTCGGTAATAGAAGGTTCTCTGACTGGGGGATTAGAAGTACGACTACACCCGGATATTTCGGTTGAAGATATGCGGGTGGGTAAATTTTTAGTTGTGCATGGACTGCGATCGCGCTTTTTCTGTATGCTGACAGATGTAGCATTGGGAACTGCCAATGACCGCATTATTGCTAATCCGCCCGGTTGGGAAGACACTTTTTTACGAGAAGTTTTAGCCGGCAGTGGTACTTATGGTACTATCAACCTCTCACCGATGTTGATGTTCACTCCCGAATCTGATGAATCTTTATCCTCAAGTAATGGTAAATCGGCTAACGGTTTTGTGCCATCAGTAACTGGTTTAGCGTCTTTTCAGGCTCAAACTAGCACTACGATGGAATTGTTACCAGTTAAAACGATTCCCAGTCACTTTAGCCAAGTTTACGAAGCCAGTGTTGATGATTTTCGCCGCGTGTTTGGTTGGGAAGATGACCCCCACAGGCGAAATTTTTCTATCGGTAAACCCTTAGATATGGATGTGCCAGTTTGTATCGATTTAAACCGCTTCGTTGAACGGAGTAATGGCGTATTTGGGAAATCGGGGACTGGGAAATCCTTTCTCACTCGCTTACTTTTAGCTGGGGTAATTCGGAAGAATGCCGCGGTAAACTTGATATTTGATATGCACTCTGAATATGGCTGGGAAGCTGTAGCCGAAGGTAAAAACGTGAATACTGTTAAAGGCTTAAAGCAACTATTTCCTGGTAAAGTAGAAGTTTACACCCTTGATCCTGAATCTACAAAGCGTCGGGGTGTGCGTGATGCTCAAGAACTATATTTGAGTTATGAGCAAGTGGAAGTTGAAGATATCAAGTTATGCAGTCGAGATTTAGGATTATCGGATGCAGCTTTAGATAACGCGAATATTTTGTATAGCGAATTTGGCAAATCTTGGATAGTCCAATTGCTAAATATGACTAACGAAGAAATCGAAATGTTCTGCGACGAAAAGCGGGGACATAAAGGTTCGATTATGGGATTACAGCGTAAACTCCTCCGCATGGATAGCTTAAAGTATATGCGCGGAGTTTGCCCCCAAAATTATATTAGTAAAATAGTGCAGTCTTTGGAAGCTGGGAAGAACGTAGTTATAGAATTTGGTTCTCAGTCTAATATGCTTTCTTATATGTTGGTGACTAACATGATCACCAGACGGATTCATGCACATTATGTCAAAAAAGCCGATACATTTTTACAAAGCAAAAATCCATGCGATCGCCCCACGCCATTAATGATTACAATTGAAGAGGCGCACCGTTTCCTTGACCCAGGAGTGGTACAAAGTACAATCTTTGGGACTATCGCCAGGGAACTGCGAAAATATTTTGTGACTTTGTTAGTTGTAGACCAACGTCCATCAGGGATTGATAATGAAGTGATGTCTCAAATTGGGACTCGGATCACTGCTTTGCTCAATGATGATAAAGATATTGATGCCATTTTTACAGGTGTATCTGGTGCGGGTGGTTTGCGGTCAGTATTAGCCAAATTAGATTCAAAACAACAAGCCTTAATTTTAGGTCATGCAGTCCCCATGCCGGTGGTTGTGAAAACTCGTCCTTATGACGCAACTTTCTATGCAGAAATCGGTGACCCCGCTTGGGAAGAAAAACCAGATGCAGAAGTATTTGCTGCGGCGGAATTAGCAAAAGCTGACTTGGGTTTTTAG
- a CDS encoding glutathione S-transferase family protein gives MLELYQWELSHYSEKVRLILDYKGLDYRKVEVTPGMGQVDLFRLTGQKQVPVLKDGSRYIVDSTEIAKYLDLEYPGRPLIPEDPKRRGLCLLMEEWADESIGVKGRKALFSAISQDQNFRKSLLPNSTPDIFKSLVAGVPSDVLTVLGFGVGYSPDVIKSAIADLKQDLEALTLILADSPYLTGDEPTLADLAVASLSILLKFPEAPYLDLPAGLRGKGVPGLADNPNYELFFTWRDRLYAQFRKPLISLPPAGSAPTAIQIE, from the coding sequence ATGCTAGAATTATACCAATGGGAATTATCTCACTACTCAGAAAAAGTGCGGTTAATCCTAGATTATAAAGGGCTAGATTACCGTAAGGTAGAAGTTACACCGGGAATGGGACAGGTAGATTTATTCCGCCTGACTGGACAAAAACAAGTGCCTGTTTTAAAGGACGGTAGTAGATATATTGTTGATTCTACAGAAATTGCTAAATATTTAGATTTAGAATATCCTGGGCGGCCACTAATACCTGAAGATCCGAAGCGACGGGGTTTATGCTTATTGATGGAAGAATGGGCTGATGAGTCCATTGGTGTCAAAGGGAGAAAGGCGCTTTTTTCGGCCATTAGTCAAGACCAAAATTTCCGCAAGTCTTTATTACCTAATTCCACACCTGATATATTCAAAAGTCTAGTTGCAGGTGTACCCAGTGATGTGTTGACTGTTTTGGGTTTTGGAGTGGGTTATAGTCCAGATGTGATCAAATCAGCGATCGCGGACTTGAAACAAGACTTGGAAGCGTTAACACTAATATTAGCAGATAGTCCCTATTTAACCGGAGATGAGCCAACCTTAGCTGACTTAGCAGTGGCTAGTTTATCAATATTGTTGAAATTCCCCGAAGCCCCTTATCTTGATTTACCAGCAGGTTTGCGAGGTAAAGGTGTCCCAGGGTTAGCAGATAATCCTAATTATGAACTATTCTTTACTTGGCGCGATCGCTTGTATGCTCAATTCCGTAAACCATTAATTAGTTTACCGCCCGCTGGATCAGCACCAACTGCTATTCAAATTGAATAG
- a CDS encoding bifunctional serine/threonine-protein kinase/formylglycine-generating enzyme family protein yields the protein MMNIIYCLNPDCLHPNPDNSQYCQKCGNKLVLTERYIPRSILGQGGFGRTFIATDQYKPSQPYCVIKQFLPQAQGTDSIERASQLFAQEAQRLEELGKHPQIPELMAYFIVDNRQYLVQEFVQGNTLQAELDNNGVFSEKQIRELLLEILEILEFVHSKQVIHRDIKPENIIRCSSNNKLFLVDFGAAKVVKQQQRTATETIIGSAEYCAPEQSMGKPFFISDLYSLGVTCLHLLTGISPFDLYSPLEGEWVWRDYLNGNVVSDELGNILNKLAHPIAKHRFQSVADVKQQAERKSSKYPSPPSIQTPPPSPTSIQTQPPSPPSIQTQPFEFETATITVTNKGWFGRGGKSYDIKRRWGRAESFTENLGNGVVIDMVKIPGGTFLMGSPENEPGRYDHESPQHSVTIRDFFMGKFTVTQAQWAAVANFDQVKIDLNRDPSHFKGANRPVETVSWNDAVEFCARLSRKTGKTYRLPSEAEWEYACRAGTTTPFYFGDTITTDLANYTYRSAPKGEYREQTTDVGKFPANPFGLYDMCGNIWEWCQDEWHENYNNAPADGSAWLSYYYDFRLLRGGSWLNIPVNCRSAVRNYGKPYAAYGRFGFRVACRCAAARTL from the coding sequence ATGATGAACATAATCTACTGTCTGAACCCAGACTGTCTGCACCCCAACCCCGATAATTCTCAATACTGTCAGAAATGCGGTAATAAGTTAGTGCTGACCGAAAGGTACATACCCCGATCAATTTTAGGTCAAGGTGGTTTTGGTCGCACATTTATAGCTACAGATCAATATAAACCGTCCCAACCCTATTGTGTAATCAAACAGTTTTTACCCCAGGCGCAGGGGACAGATAGCATTGAAAGAGCATCCCAGTTATTTGCACAGGAAGCACAACGATTAGAAGAGTTAGGGAAACATCCACAAATTCCTGAGTTGATGGCTTATTTTATCGTAGATAATCGTCAATATTTAGTGCAAGAATTTGTGCAAGGAAACACCCTACAAGCCGAGTTAGATAATAATGGTGTGTTTTCTGAAAAACAGATTAGAGAATTATTACTAGAAATATTAGAAATCCTAGAATTTGTCCATAGTAAACAAGTAATTCATCGAGATATTAAACCAGAAAATATCATCCGGTGCAGCAGTAACAACAAGTTATTTTTAGTAGACTTTGGCGCGGCTAAGGTAGTAAAGCAACAGCAGCGCACAGCCACAGAAACAATTATCGGGTCGGCGGAATATTGCGCTCCTGAACAGTCTATGGGGAAACCATTTTTTATCAGTGATTTATATAGTTTAGGGGTGACTTGTTTACATTTATTAACAGGAATTAGCCCCTTTGATTTATATAGTCCCCTAGAAGGAGAATGGGTATGGCGGGATTATTTGAATGGGAATGTGGTCAGTGATGAATTGGGTAATATTTTGAATAAGTTAGCCCATCCCATCGCCAAGCATCGTTTTCAGTCTGTTGCAGATGTTAAACAACAAGCGGAAAGAAAATCATCTAAATATCCTTCTCCCCCAAGTATTCAAACTCCACCGCCGTCTCCCACAAGTATTCAAACTCAGCCTCCTTCTCCCCCAAGTATTCAAACTCAGCCATTTGAATTTGAAACGGCTACCATAACGGTAACAAATAAAGGTTGGTTTGGTAGAGGAGGGAAAAGCTATGATATTAAACGCCGTTGGGGACGCGCTGAGTCTTTTACAGAAAACTTAGGTAATGGTGTAGTTATAGATATGGTGAAAATTCCTGGGGGTACATTTCTCATGGGTTCGCCAGAAAATGAGCCAGGACGATATGACCATGAAAGTCCCCAGCACAGCGTCACCATTCGAGACTTTTTCATGGGGAAATTTACTGTCACTCAAGCTCAATGGGCAGCAGTTGCCAATTTTGATCAAGTTAAGATTGATTTAAATCGCGACCCATCCCATTTTAAAGGTGCTAATCGACCCGTAGAAACGGTTTCTTGGAATGACGCTGTGGAGTTTTGCGCCCGACTATCTAGAAAGACTGGAAAAACCTATCGCTTACCCAGTGAAGCTGAATGGGAATATGCTTGTCGGGCGGGAACGACTACGCCGTTTTATTTTGGTGACACAATTACCACGGATTTGGCAAATTACACTTATCGTTCTGCACCAAAGGGTGAATATCGAGAGCAAACAACCGATGTGGGAAAATTTCCTGCCAACCCCTTTGGTTTATATGATATGTGTGGTAATATATGGGAATGGTGTCAGGATGAGTGGCACGAAAATTATAATAATGCACCCGCAGACGGTAGCGCTTGGTTAAGTTATTATTATGACTTCCGGCTGCTGCGCGGTGGTTCGTGGCTCAACATTCCTGTAAACTGTCGTTCTGCCGTACGCAACTACGGTAAACCATACGCTGCGTACGGCAGGTTCGGTTTTCGGGTTGCTTGTAGGTGTGCGGCTGCGAGGACTCTTTAG
- a CDS encoding phenylacetate--CoA ligase family protein, translating to MYDKSQRTRAMRAFEDFVSTPLETLLQKHLNLPSPSIALNLFYDVATNVPAYKAFLAAQNIDPTAIQTFADFQQALINKENYISRYSLAQLCRHGKLEACDMIAASSGSTGKPTFWPRFFTDELQIATRFEQIFHDSFYTDTRRTLAVICFSLGTWVGGMFTTNCCRYLASKGYPLTVITPGNNKEEILRIVQEIGGAFEQVVLLGYPPFLKDVIDTGIARGLEWQQYQIKLVMAGEVFSEEWRSLVGERVGAQNPCYNFASLYGTADAGVLGNETPLSICIRRFLAENPDAAKALFGESRLPTLLQYDPSSRLFEVEDNTLLFSGDNGIPLIRYNIMDTGGIISYDAMLEFLAEWGFDPVENLRSQTQQLPRGIHPLPFVYVFGRSNFTVSYFGANIYPENVTVGLEQGAIPEWVTGKFVLQVKEDVDQNRFLSIVVELAPGVESSEDKQQAITSSILSQLLRLNSEFANYVSPEYQTPQVTLAPMGDSEYFPIGVKHRYTRR from the coding sequence ATGTACGACAAATCACAAAGAACGCGAGCCATGAGGGCATTTGAAGATTTTGTCTCTACTCCCTTAGAAACACTACTACAAAAACATCTCAATCTTCCCAGCCCATCAATAGCCTTAAATTTATTTTACGATGTAGCTACCAATGTACCTGCTTACAAAGCTTTTTTAGCAGCACAAAACATTGATCCCACGGCTATCCAAACATTTGCAGATTTTCAGCAAGCCCTAATTAACAAAGAAAATTATATATCGCGTTATTCTTTAGCCCAATTGTGCCGCCATGGCAAGTTAGAAGCCTGTGATATGATAGCTGCTTCCTCCGGTTCCACAGGTAAACCCACATTTTGGCCGCGTTTCTTCACTGATGAACTGCAAATTGCTACAAGATTTGAACAAATTTTTCATGATAGTTTCTATACAGATACTAGACGCACCCTAGCTGTAATTTGTTTCTCCTTAGGTACTTGGGTCGGTGGAATGTTTACCACTAATTGCTGTCGCTATCTTGCCAGTAAAGGGTATCCGCTGACTGTAATTACCCCCGGTAATAATAAAGAAGAGATTTTGCGGATCGTACAGGAAATAGGTGGAGCTTTTGAGCAAGTAGTGTTGTTAGGATATCCACCATTTTTGAAAGATGTGATTGACACTGGTATTGCTCGTGGTCTGGAGTGGCAGCAATATCAGATTAAATTAGTCATGGCGGGAGAAGTATTCAGCGAAGAATGGCGGAGTTTGGTGGGTGAAAGAGTTGGGGCGCAAAATCCCTGCTACAACTTTGCCTCACTCTACGGGACTGCGGATGCAGGTGTGTTGGGTAATGAAACACCCTTGAGTATCTGCATTCGTCGTTTCTTGGCAGAAAATCCAGATGCAGCTAAAGCTTTATTTGGAGAATCTCGCTTACCCACATTGCTACAATACGACCCCAGCAGTCGCTTATTTGAAGTTGAAGATAACACCTTGCTATTTTCTGGAGATAATGGCATCCCCTTGATCCGCTATAACATCATGGATACTGGCGGAATCATTAGTTATGATGCCATGCTTGAGTTCTTAGCTGAGTGGGGATTTGATCCCGTGGAAAATCTGCGTTCTCAGACTCAGCAGTTACCCAGAGGAATTCATCCATTACCTTTCGTCTATGTTTTCGGACGCTCTAACTTTACAGTTTCCTACTTTGGCGCGAATATTTATCCCGAAAATGTGACAGTGGGATTAGAACAGGGCGCAATTCCTGAATGGGTAACTGGGAAGTTCGTGTTGCAGGTGAAAGAAGATGTAGACCAGAACCGATTTTTATCTATAGTTGTGGAATTAGCGCCAGGGGTAGAAAGTAGTGAAGACAAGCAACAAGCCATAACATCCTCGATTTTGTCGCAACTGTTGCGCCTCAACAGCGAGTTTGCCAACTATGTTTCCCCAGAATATCAAACGCCACAAGTCACATTAGCCCCAATGGGTGATTCAGAATATTTTCCCATTGGAGTGAAACATCGTTATACGCGTCGGTAA
- a CDS encoding fasciclin domain-containing protein: MKANYSRLLTKLAGVVGLASVSLLITLPSGANEVSNNLVAQASSGALNPRPSIFNEPPYNRGTRSTPDAPDTPRTPRVTPPATPPGTGTPGGTQNQTLLSLAESSPNFKTLTAALKAAGLTDALQGQNNLTVFAPTDAAFAKLPQDAVRDLLKPENKEILLKLLTYHVVSGTVLSTDLSSGEVKSLEGGAITVKVSPNGVMINDANVVQADIKGSNGVIHAIDQVILPPDL; this comes from the coding sequence ATGAAGGCAAATTACAGCAGATTGTTGACCAAGTTGGCAGGAGTAGTAGGTTTAGCGAGCGTTAGTCTCCTAATCACTCTACCATCTGGAGCCAATGAAGTCAGCAATAATTTAGTAGCCCAGGCAAGTAGTGGAGCATTAAATCCTCGACCCAGTATTTTCAATGAGCCTCCCTATAACCGTGGTACTCGGTCTACCCCTGACGCTCCCGATACACCACGCACCCCCAGAGTAACACCCCCCGCAACTCCTCCGGGAACAGGGACACCTGGTGGAACTCAAAATCAAACCTTGTTATCATTGGCAGAGTCCAGCCCTAACTTTAAAACCTTAACCGCAGCTTTAAAAGCAGCCGGATTGACAGACGCTTTGCAAGGTCAAAATAACTTAACGGTTTTTGCTCCCACTGATGCTGCATTTGCCAAATTACCGCAAGATGCTGTGAGAGATTTGTTGAAGCCAGAAAATAAAGAAATTTTGCTGAAGCTATTAACCTACCATGTTGTCAGCGGTACAGTTTTATCTACTGATTTGTCATCTGGCGAAGTAAAAAGCCTTGAAGGCGGTGCAATCACTGTCAAAGTAAGTCCTAATGGTGTCATGATCAATGATGCCAACGTAGTTCAGGCAGATATTAAAGGTAGTAATGGTGTCATACACGCCATTGATCAGGTGATTTTGCCTCCTGACTTGTAG
- a CDS encoding high light inducible protein: MPDTKNAASNDPNALRWGFTSQSENWNGRFAMIGFLSAILLEVFSGQGFLHFWGIL, translated from the coding sequence ATGCCAGATACCAAGAATGCAGCTTCAAATGATCCTAACGCTTTACGTTGGGGATTCACTTCCCAAAGCGAAAACTGGAACGGTCGTTTCGCGATGATTGGTTTCTTATCAGCTATTCTACTGGAAGTATTCTCAGGTCAAGGCTTCCTCCACTTTTGGGGTATCCTCTAA
- a CDS encoding serine/threonine-protein kinase — MQVYCSKQHGNIGGNRFCIHCGEPLPLVFGQVVDNRYQIIRQLGQGGFGRTYLAEDSHNSNQACVLKEFAPQVQAQQDLEKAKELFEREASVLKTLQHPQIPRFHASLQVQIGSKDFFFLVQDYIDGINYDQLLEQRQSQGEVFSEEEVVKILQEILPVLSYIHSRDVVHRDISPDNLIWRRSDHLPMLIDFGGVKQLPASQGFWFTQLGVNNTLLGKKGYAPEEQLRQGKVFFNSDLYSLAVTALVLLTGKEPQKLYDSYEGIWYWKQEIKVSDKLESVLKKMLAYKPSDRYERAEQILPELTSTVSSKARNMAKTYVTKLKTMVVAPGRKRVNTLISKFHNKTQLVNQTITMPVWLRPFAVSLGGTALVVLTGAGTWAVVNSIIRTVGSISVPTISLPSLPSLPNPIGSPGSNKSSNDITQILRHRQQLEIPEGFFVQFVDYLFYAKNPDLNGRSLTSGRGDAGLRDEWVDIAGNLLYQIEQANLSTGARRQLGGYSSQNERIWREQASTGQWRNYTINQLNQDTNEKFDQLFPGQERGKLNQQTFGQLWYAIAADQVSKVKIK, encoded by the coding sequence ATGCAGGTATATTGCAGTAAACAACACGGAAACATCGGTGGAAACCGTTTTTGTATCCACTGTGGTGAGCCATTACCTCTGGTTTTTGGGCAGGTTGTAGACAATCGTTATCAGATCATCCGTCAATTAGGTCAAGGCGGTTTTGGCCGCACTTATTTGGCGGAAGACAGTCATAACTCGAATCAAGCCTGTGTGCTGAAGGAATTTGCCCCCCAAGTGCAAGCACAGCAAGATTTAGAAAAAGCTAAAGAATTATTTGAGCGGGAAGCCAGTGTCCTGAAGACACTCCAACATCCCCAAATTCCCCGTTTTCACGCTTCGCTACAAGTGCAAATAGGCAGTAAAGATTTTTTCTTTTTAGTGCAAGATTATATAGATGGTATTAATTATGACCAATTATTAGAGCAGCGCCAAAGTCAAGGAGAAGTTTTTAGTGAAGAGGAAGTGGTAAAGATACTGCAAGAGATTTTACCTGTGTTGTCCTATATCCACTCAAGGGATGTAGTTCATCGTGATATTTCTCCTGATAATTTGATTTGGCGACGTTCTGATCATCTACCAATGTTGATTGATTTTGGTGGTGTGAAGCAATTGCCGGCTTCTCAAGGTTTTTGGTTTACTCAATTGGGCGTAAATAACACTTTGTTGGGTAAAAAGGGCTACGCCCCAGAGGAACAGCTACGGCAGGGTAAAGTATTTTTTAATAGTGATTTATATTCTTTGGCGGTTACAGCTCTTGTTTTGCTCACAGGTAAGGAACCTCAAAAACTCTACGATAGCTATGAGGGGATTTGGTACTGGAAACAGGAAATTAAGGTCAGTGATAAACTTGAATCTGTGTTAAAAAAGATGTTGGCTTATAAGCCGAGCGATCGCTATGAAAGAGCCGAGCAAATCCTCCCTGAGTTAACCTCTACCGTTAGCAGCAAAGCCCGCAATATGGCGAAGACTTATGTTACTAAGTTGAAGACGATGGTGGTGGCTCCTGGACGAAAACGCGTCAATACTCTTATCAGTAAATTCCACAATAAAACGCAATTAGTTAATCAAACTATCACTATGCCTGTTTGGCTGCGTCCTTTTGCCGTCAGTCTTGGTGGAACAGCTTTAGTTGTTTTAACTGGCGCAGGTACTTGGGCAGTGGTAAATTCCATAATTCGTACCGTGGGTTCCATTAGTGTACCCACAATTTCGCTACCTTCACTTCCTAGTTTACCGAATCCTATCGGTAGTCCAGGTAGTAACAAAAGTTCTAATGATATTACTCAAATTTTACGCCATCGCCAACAGCTAGAAATCCCAGAAGGGTTTTTTGTTCAGTTTGTCGATTATCTATTTTATGCTAAAAACCCTGATTTAAATGGACGCAGCCTCACTTCTGGGCGAGGAGATGCAGGATTAAGGGATGAATGGGTTGATATCGCTGGCAACTTATTATATCAAATCGAACAGGCTAATCTCAGTACAGGCGCTCGTCGGCAACTGGGAGGTTATAGTTCACAAAATGAAAGAATTTGGAGAGAACAAGCAAGCACAGGACAATGGAGAAATTATACAATTAACCAACTGAACCAAGATACAAATGAAAAATTTGACCAGTTGTTTCCAGGACAGGAGCGTGGGAAACTGAATCAGCAAACTTTCGGTCAACTTTGGTATGCGATCGCAGCTGATCAAGTCAGTAAAGTAAAAATCAAATGA
- a CDS encoding RNA-binding protein codes for MSIYIGNLSYDVTQDALSGVFAEYGTVRRVQIPTDRETGRVRGFAFVEMGSDAEETAAIEALDGAEWMGRDLKVNKAKPKEDRGGSFGGSRGGGGSRDRY; via the coding sequence ATGTCAATTTATATAGGCAATCTATCTTACGACGTTACCCAAGACGCTCTAAGTGGTGTTTTTGCAGAATACGGTACTGTAAGACGGGTTCAAATACCTACTGACCGTGAAACAGGTCGTGTACGTGGCTTTGCTTTTGTCGAAATGGGTTCAGATGCTGAAGAAACAGCAGCCATTGAAGCGCTAGATGGTGCTGAATGGATGGGACGCGATTTGAAAGTGAATAAAGCTAAACCCAAGGAAGACAGAGGCGGTTCCTTTGGTGGTAGCCGGGGCGGTGGTGGCTCCCGCGATCGCTATTAA